In Procambarus clarkii isolate CNS0578487 chromosome 25, FALCON_Pclarkii_2.0, whole genome shotgun sequence, the following proteins share a genomic window:
- the LOC138368325 gene encoding basic salivary proline-rich protein 3-like: MTTTQDDTVKEYLNPRPGRPQPSPRTPSTLTQDAPNPRPGRLQPSPRTPPTLAQDASNPHPGRPQPSPRTPPTLTQDAPNPRPGRLQPSPRTPPTLTQDAPNPRPGRLQPSHRTPPTLAQDASNPHPGRPQPSPRTPPTLAQDASNPRPGRLQPSPRTPPTLAQDASNPRPGRPQPSPRTPPTLTQDAPNPGRPTMVPSFITKVTSPDVNPCCS; this comes from the coding sequence ATGACCACCACTCAAGACGACACCGTAAAGGAATACCTGAACCCTCGCCCAGGACGCCCCCAACCCTCGCCCAGGACGCCTTCAACCCTCACCCAGGACGCCCCCAACCCTCGCCCAGGACGCCTCCAACCCTCACCCAGGACGCCCCCAACCCTCGCCCAGGACGCCTCCAACCCTCACCCAGGACGCCCCCAACCCTCGCCCAGGACGCCTCCAACCCTCACCCAGGACGCCCCCAACCCTCGCCCAGGACGCCTCCAACCCTCACCCAGGACGCCTCCAACCCTCACCCAGGACGCCCCCAACCCTCGCCCAGGACGCCTCCAACCCTCGCACAGGACGCCCCCAACCCTCGCCCAGGACGCCTCCAACCCTCACCCAGGACGCCCCCAACCCTCGCCCAGGACGCCTCCAACCCTCGCCCAGGACGCCTCCAACCCTCGCCCAGGACGCCTCCAACCCTCACCCAGGACGCCCCCAACCCTCGCCCAGGACGCCTCCAACCCTCGCCCAGGACGCCCCCAACCCTCGCCCAGGACGCCTCCAACCCTCACCCAGGACGCCCCCAACCCAGGACGCCCAACAATGGTCCCCAGCTTTATAACAAAGGTTACTTCCCCAGATGTCAACCCCTGCTGCTCTTGA